The Salvia miltiorrhiza cultivar Shanhuang (shh) chromosome 1, IMPLAD_Smil_shh, whole genome shotgun sequence genome has a window encoding:
- the LOC131021733 gene encoding uncharacterized protein LOC131021733 encodes MPQVPIMHVEVFDVWGIKFIGPFPKSKNYKYILVAVDYVSKWVEAKATARNDAHTVAEFLKEQVFERFGVPKILISDQGSHFCNATIRALNKKAGVTHKVTTTYHPQANGQAEISNREIKSILEKVVHPNRKDWSNLLGDALWAYRTAFKTPIGEIEHKAYWAIKQINLSMSLAGEARKLQMSELEELRLEAYENAVLYKERTRRIHDAKIRKKEFWTGQKVLLFNSRFKMMAGKLCSKWSGLFVIKEIFSNGSTEVYDHNGVDIFVVNGHRLKPYHELAEVEKEKEKCHLLDPVYE; translated from the exons ATGCCGCAAGTCCCAATCATGCATGTTGAAGTTTTTGATGTGTGGGGGATTAAGTTTATAggacccttcccaaagtcaaagaactaTAAATACATCCTGGTAGCAGTGGACTACGTGTCAAAGTGGGTCGAAGCCAAAGCAACTGCAAGAAATGATGCTCACACCGTGGCCGAATTTTTGAAGGAACAAGTGTTCGAGAGATTTGGTGTACCCAAGATCCTAATCAGTGATCAAGGATCTCACTTTTGTAATGCCACCATCAGAGCACTGAACAAAAAGGcgggggtgacacacaaggttACTACaacatatcacccccaagcaaatggccaagctGAGATTTCTAATAGAGAGATAAAGAGCATTttggaaaaggtggtgcacccAAACCGCAAGGACTGGAGTAATCTGTTGGGagatgcgttatgggcataccgAACTGCTTTTAAAACACCAATAG GTGAGATTgaacataaggcgtactgggcaatcaagcaaataAACCTCAGTATGAGCCTAGCTGGAGAAGCACGGAAGCTACAAATGAGTGAGTTAGAAGAGCTTCGGTTAGAAGCTTACGAAAATGCTGTGCTCTATAAGGAGCGAACCAGGAGAATCCATGATGCCAAAATCAGGAAGAAAGAATTTTGGACAGGACAAAAAGTCTTACTTTTCAATTCTCGTTTCAAAATGATGGCCGGAAAGCtttgttcaaaatggtcaggaCTGTTTgtgatcaaagaaatctttTCAAATGGAAGCACAGAGGTGTATGATCACAACGGAGTTGATATattcgtggtgaatgggcatcgCTTGAAGCCCTACCATGAACTCGCTGAAGTAGAAAAAGAGAAGGAGAaatgccaccttctcgaccctgtgTACGAATAA